In Myxococcus stipitatus, the following are encoded in one genomic region:
- a CDS encoding OPT family oligopeptide transporter, protein MAHGTPPVVDERVPLAQSHASPQYTPFIPPDQSPTEMTFRALLLGSVLGIVFAASSVYLAIKVGLTVSASIPVAVLSIAIFRAMGKSNILENTIVQTTGSAGESLAFGVAAALPALLLLGYDISLTHAFLTAALGGVLGVLMMIPLRQGLIVQEHGKLPYPEGTASADVLIVGQQGGTNARTVIIGFLVGGIYKFAYSGMKLFREVLSTPLKGLKSATLSTEVSPELLGVGYIIGPRVAAITFAGGVLSYLILIPAISFFGSGLDQPLLVHNGTLIRDMSPDQIRNAYVLYIGAGAVATGGLISLIRSLPTIIGAFKRGVESLKASRAHGGAPQLLRTEQDLPITVVLVGSVLLVLAIWLAPPLQVNFISALLIIVFGFFFVTVSARITGEIGSSSNPISGMVVATLLVTCLVYLLLGWTNSEDRFMALTTAAIVGIAASNGGTTAQDLKTAFIVGGTPKRQQVALFVGVLTSAMFIGLVLVTLNRGATVTIPEAHPGVQVTELTQETRTQYTFPWAVPAGALASRGMDEAALRKAAWAQGYELASNGGALELRSWRQVSAQDVGAVTLSPSGGSQVKVSDLGGVTQGPERTFKEGFVRGADTPVPAGKYLVDGAGTIQYVVDPGIGGRISTYEGQALTRYAAPKAQLFSLIIDGILTQRLPWDLVLLGVFIALMLELCGVSSLPFAVGVYLPISSSAPLFVGGMVRYFVDRVRGGESDFSPGTLLSSGYIAGGSIAGVLIAFLEIVTDGAGSRAINLPAVLGHEGIIGRFFNTVGESEMAHPLWSNLWGLLFFAGITLFLLRSALKGSSAATSPPHAK, encoded by the coding sequence TTGGCCCACGGTACCCCGCCGGTCGTCGACGAGCGTGTTCCGCTCGCGCAATCGCACGCGTCCCCCCAGTACACACCGTTCATTCCCCCGGACCAGTCCCCCACGGAGATGACCTTCCGGGCCCTGCTATTGGGCTCTGTCCTGGGCATCGTGTTCGCCGCGTCGTCCGTGTACCTGGCCATCAAGGTGGGCCTCACGGTGTCGGCGTCGATTCCGGTGGCGGTGCTCTCCATCGCCATCTTCCGCGCGATGGGCAAGTCGAACATCCTGGAGAACACCATCGTCCAGACGACGGGCTCCGCGGGTGAGTCGCTCGCCTTCGGTGTCGCGGCCGCGCTGCCAGCGCTCCTGCTCCTGGGCTACGACATCAGCCTGACGCACGCGTTCCTCACCGCCGCGCTGGGCGGCGTGCTGGGCGTGTTGATGATGATTCCGCTCCGCCAGGGCCTCATCGTCCAGGAGCACGGCAAGCTCCCCTACCCCGAAGGCACGGCCAGCGCGGACGTGCTCATCGTGGGCCAGCAAGGCGGCACCAACGCGCGCACCGTCATCATCGGCTTCCTGGTGGGCGGCATCTACAAGTTCGCCTACTCCGGCATGAAGCTGTTCCGCGAGGTGCTGAGCACGCCGCTCAAGGGCCTCAAGAGCGCCACCCTGTCCACCGAGGTGAGCCCGGAGCTGCTCGGCGTGGGCTACATCATCGGCCCGCGCGTCGCCGCCATCACCTTCGCCGGCGGCGTGCTGAGCTACCTCATCCTCATCCCCGCCATCTCCTTCTTCGGCAGCGGGCTGGACCAGCCGCTCCTGGTCCACAACGGGACGCTCATCCGGGACATGTCGCCGGACCAGATTCGCAACGCCTATGTGCTCTACATCGGCGCGGGCGCGGTGGCGACGGGCGGCCTCATCAGCCTGATTCGCTCGCTGCCCACCATCATCGGCGCCTTCAAGCGGGGCGTGGAGTCGCTCAAGGCCTCACGCGCGCACGGCGGCGCGCCCCAGCTGCTGCGCACCGAGCAGGACCTCCCCATCACCGTGGTGCTCGTGGGAAGCGTGCTGCTGGTGCTGGCCATCTGGCTGGCCCCGCCGCTCCAGGTCAACTTCATCTCCGCCCTGCTCATCATCGTCTTCGGCTTCTTCTTCGTGACGGTGAGCGCGCGCATCACCGGTGAGATTGGCAGCTCCTCCAACCCCATCTCCGGCATGGTGGTGGCCACGCTGCTCGTCACGTGTCTGGTGTACCTGCTGCTGGGCTGGACGAACTCCGAGGACCGCTTCATGGCCCTCACCACCGCGGCCATCGTCGGCATCGCGGCCTCCAACGGCGGCACCACCGCGCAGGACCTGAAGACGGCGTTCATCGTGGGCGGCACGCCCAAGCGCCAGCAGGTCGCCCTCTTCGTGGGCGTGTTGACCAGCGCCATGTTCATCGGCCTGGTGCTCGTGACGCTCAACCGCGGCGCCACCGTCACGATTCCGGAGGCGCACCCCGGCGTGCAGGTGACGGAGCTCACCCAGGAGACGCGCACCCAGTACACCTTCCCGTGGGCGGTGCCCGCGGGCGCGCTGGCCTCGCGCGGAATGGATGAGGCCGCGCTGCGCAAGGCGGCGTGGGCGCAGGGCTACGAGCTGGCCTCGAACGGCGGGGCGCTGGAGCTGCGCAGCTGGCGGCAGGTGAGCGCGCAGGACGTGGGCGCGGTGACGCTGAGCCCCTCGGGCGGCTCGCAGGTGAAGGTGTCGGACCTGGGCGGCGTGACGCAGGGCCCCGAGCGCACCTTCAAGGAAGGCTTCGTGCGCGGCGCGGACACCCCGGTGCCCGCGGGCAAGTACCTGGTCGATGGCGCAGGCACCATCCAGTACGTGGTGGACCCGGGCATCGGCGGCCGCATCAGCACCTACGAGGGCCAGGCCCTGACGCGCTACGCGGCGCCCAAGGCGCAGCTCTTCTCGCTCATCATCGACGGCATCCTCACGCAGCGGCTGCCCTGGGACCTGGTGCTCCTGGGCGTGTTCATCGCGCTGATGCTGGAGCTGTGCGGCGTGTCCTCGCTGCCCTTCGCGGTGGGCGTGTACCTGCCCATCAGCAGCAGCGCGCCGCTCTTCGTGGGCGGCATGGTGCGCTACTTCGTCGACCGCGTGCGCGGCGGCGAGTCCGACTTCTCGCCGGGCACCCTGCTGTCCTCCGGCTACATCGCCGGCGGCTCCATCGCGGGTGTGCTCATCGCCTTCCTCGAAATCGTCACGGACGGCGCCGGCTCACGCGCCATCAACCTGCCGGCCGTGCTGGGTCATGAGGGCATCATCGGCCGCTTCTTCAACACCGTGGGCGAAAGCGAGATGGCGCACCCCCTCTGGTCCAACCTCTGGGGCCTGCTCTTCTTCGCGGGCATCACCCTCTTCCTGCTGCGCTCCGCGCTCAAGGGCTCCAGCGCCGCGACGTCGCCGCCGCACGCGAAGTAA
- a CDS encoding helix-turn-helix domain-containing protein — translation MKPFAQQTYYELLEVPVTARMEEIRAAYARLMELYAPDSIAVYALVESDQVDALRARMTEAMEILTDSDLRGEYDKDLGLTPSPTARAAEALASIVAESPEESKKDGKKAPEEPVLSGPEAFRASFVSGYSLSYVTSSLQVAPLGGGLVDVPATLVRPEEPPASKAETRESSSAVDGAKGAQAAATNEVGQGSEAAASNPGSSSIAAETHTRAAMSSDGSADVRASSSAVAAASPVSAAPSSGQGSEMSKPTDAAGPTSEPSAANSVAPPSSSSPGSETSKSTDSATPTASVAASSPVHDTETPKSADAVQTTSSPAAAAPSLVHGAETSMIPEAVGAQTSPSSPGVGGPAPVSPEPAKSTAAAATRTSSSSPASAPRGPKSPEPAAPSTSIVVSSAPARSGSARPLGESNGLAQEPAVATGESAIGQASARTRDVRPRLPDIPSDAEFNGELLRRVREARGYTLHQVADRTRISSRHLENVEADRYTALPAQVYLRGILMNLARELGLDPLRVSKSYLALASEKSGKR, via the coding sequence ATGAAGCCCTTCGCGCAGCAGACCTATTACGAACTCCTGGAGGTCCCCGTCACCGCACGAATGGAGGAGATCCGCGCTGCATATGCGCGGCTGATGGAGCTGTATGCTCCTGACTCCATCGCGGTGTACGCGCTGGTGGAGTCGGATCAGGTGGATGCGCTCCGCGCCCGGATGACCGAGGCGATGGAAATCCTCACGGATAGCGACCTGCGGGGCGAGTACGACAAGGACCTGGGCCTCACGCCGAGCCCCACCGCGCGAGCGGCCGAGGCGCTGGCGAGCATCGTGGCGGAGTCGCCCGAGGAGTCGAAGAAGGACGGGAAGAAGGCCCCCGAGGAGCCCGTGTTGAGCGGGCCCGAGGCCTTCCGCGCGAGCTTCGTCAGCGGCTATTCGCTGTCGTATGTGACCAGCTCGCTGCAGGTCGCGCCGCTTGGAGGCGGGCTCGTCGATGTGCCGGCCACGCTGGTGCGTCCCGAGGAGCCGCCTGCTTCGAAGGCCGAAACGCGCGAGTCGAGCAGTGCGGTGGACGGTGCGAAGGGCGCTCAGGCCGCCGCCACGAACGAAGTGGGGCAGGGGAGTGAGGCCGCCGCGTCGAACCCTGGCTCCTCTTCCATCGCGGCTGAGACGCACACGCGGGCAGCCATGTCCTCGGACGGCTCTGCGGACGTGCGTGCCAGTTCCTCGGCCGTGGCGGCCGCGAGCCCCGTGAGCGCGGCTCCGTCGTCGGGGCAAGGCTCCGAGATGTCGAAGCCCACGGACGCGGCGGGTCCGACGAGCGAGCCCTCGGCTGCGAACTCCGTGGCGCCGCCTTCGTCGTCCAGCCCTGGCTCCGAGACGTCGAAGTCCACGGACTCGGCAACGCCGACGGCCTCGGTCGCGGCCTCTTCGCCAGTTCACGACACCGAGACGCCGAAGTCAGCGGACGCCGTTCAGACGACGTCCAGCCCAGCGGCGGCGGCCCCTTCGCTGGTGCACGGCGCCGAGACGTCCATGATCCCGGAGGCGGTGGGTGCCCAGACCAGCCCCTCGTCTCCAGGTGTTGGAGGCCCGGCGCCCGTGAGCCCGGAGCCCGCGAAATCCACGGCCGCGGCGGCCACGAGAACGTCGAGCTCCTCTCCCGCAAGCGCCCCGCGTGGGCCCAAGAGCCCGGAGCCCGCCGCACCCTCCACGTCCATCGTGGTCTCCTCCGCGCCAGCTCGTTCGGGCTCGGCCCGCCCGTTGGGGGAGTCGAATGGGCTCGCGCAGGAGCCAGCCGTGGCCACGGGCGAGAGCGCCATCGGGCAGGCCTCCGCGCGGACACGTGATGTTCGTCCTCGCCTCCCGGACATCCCCTCCGACGCCGAGTTCAATGGCGAGCTGCTGCGCCGGGTCCGTGAGGCCCGGGGCTACACGCTCCATCAGGTCGCCGACCGGACCCGTATCTCATCGCGTCATCTGGAGAACGTCGAGGCGGACCGCTACACGGCGCTCCCGGCGCAGGTCTATCTGCGAGGCATCCTCATGAACCTGGCGCGTGAGCTCGGGTTGGATCCGCTCCGGGTGTCCAAGAGCTATCTGGCCTTGGCTTCTGAGAAGTCGGGCAAGCGGTGA
- a CDS encoding HEAT repeat domain-containing protein has product MAQPQKTQDASTEAEQSPEVREKVEMARTFAFHLLKGIKQIGMYRHNEARFPEFLAKALEAIAQYTDKFGPLSLKVEQQNLMLHGETLFSEDTPLPYKFYRDGIRQLIFRPGLTVEELVTLTLIALSEPERGADDVLAQLWRAGMEHVEYVVVEGFSMENASEEEVQVEVDKVVGYLYSRLQTNSDDYLRFARVSAEDLDSKLDGVEQIRGLVVSGRHASDDLKAKLQREVMEEEGSRLFPKLVSAVFQVVEGGVEDGTLLEEIFVQLLDMLLLQDDFGTVNQIVLKLRALSQKESGSSLSKLLESFLHRMGEEQRLMRMGESLKGARPKNPADVTRYLQALSRDSIIPLLTVLETLEIPENRALLCDVLATFAREMPEPFVARLTSDRPQTVRDMVYVLEKSNHPERIKMFGQVLKSPNLVVKLEVLGIIGRGRTGEARRLVTEALADPVSQVRMLAARMLPEFDRDKAYSDLMRIIREPGFEKRTPDERTAFYTAVGATGTPGALSHMQQLLSVKPSLLNRKRVLDDKLLAVAGLAGACSIQSYKMMQVLVEDRTQPVDLLTAARKAMYQTRKALFGDSALPEEA; this is encoded by the coding sequence ATGGCCCAGCCCCAGAAGACTCAGGATGCGAGCACGGAGGCGGAACAGTCTCCGGAGGTCCGCGAGAAGGTGGAGATGGCGCGCACGTTCGCCTTCCACCTGCTCAAGGGCATCAAGCAGATTGGCATGTACCGCCACAACGAGGCTCGCTTCCCGGAGTTCCTCGCCAAGGCACTGGAGGCCATCGCCCAGTACACGGACAAGTTCGGCCCGCTGTCGCTGAAGGTGGAGCAGCAGAACCTGATGCTTCACGGCGAGACGCTGTTCTCCGAGGACACGCCGCTCCCCTACAAGTTCTACCGCGACGGCATCCGCCAGCTCATCTTCCGCCCCGGCCTCACGGTGGAGGAGCTGGTCACCTTGACGCTCATCGCCCTGTCGGAGCCGGAGCGCGGCGCCGACGACGTGCTGGCGCAGCTATGGCGCGCGGGCATGGAGCACGTCGAGTACGTGGTGGTGGAAGGCTTCTCCATGGAGAACGCCAGCGAGGAGGAGGTGCAGGTCGAGGTCGACAAGGTGGTGGGCTACCTCTACTCGCGGCTGCAGACGAATTCAGATGACTACCTGCGCTTCGCGAGGGTGTCCGCGGAGGACCTGGACTCGAAGCTGGATGGCGTGGAGCAGATTCGCGGCCTGGTCGTCAGCGGGCGCCACGCGTCGGACGACCTGAAGGCGAAGCTCCAGCGCGAGGTGATGGAGGAGGAAGGCTCGCGGCTGTTCCCCAAGCTGGTGAGCGCCGTGTTCCAGGTGGTGGAAGGCGGCGTGGAGGACGGCACGCTGCTCGAGGAGATCTTCGTACAGCTGCTGGACATGCTCCTCCTCCAGGACGACTTCGGCACCGTCAACCAGATTGTCCTGAAGCTGCGCGCGCTCTCCCAGAAGGAGTCGGGCTCGTCGCTCTCGAAGTTGCTCGAGTCCTTCCTCCACAGGATGGGCGAGGAGCAGCGGCTGATGCGCATGGGCGAGTCGCTCAAGGGCGCGCGGCCCAAGAACCCCGCGGACGTGACGCGCTATCTCCAGGCGCTCAGCCGCGACTCCATCATCCCGCTGCTCACGGTGCTGGAGACGCTCGAGATTCCCGAGAACCGCGCCCTGCTGTGCGACGTGCTGGCCACCTTCGCTCGCGAGATGCCGGAGCCCTTCGTGGCGCGGCTGACATCGGACCGTCCGCAGACGGTGCGCGACATGGTGTACGTGCTGGAGAAGAGCAACCACCCCGAGCGCATCAAGATGTTCGGCCAGGTGCTCAAGAGCCCCAACCTGGTGGTGAAGCTGGAGGTGCTGGGCATCATCGGCCGCGGGCGCACGGGCGAGGCGCGCCGGCTGGTCACCGAGGCCCTGGCGGACCCCGTCTCCCAGGTGCGCATGCTGGCCGCCCGGATGCTCCCCGAGTTCGACCGCGACAAGGCCTATTCGGACTTGATGCGCATCATCCGCGAGCCAGGCTTCGAGAAGCGCACGCCCGATGAGCGCACGGCCTTCTACACGGCGGTCGGCGCCACCGGGACCCCGGGTGCCCTCTCACACATGCAGCAACTGTTGTCCGTGAAGCCGTCGCTGCTCAACCGGAAGCGGGTGCTGGATGACAAGCTGCTGGCCGTCGCGGGTCTGGCCGGCGCGTGCTCCATCCAGAGCTACAAAATGATGCAAGTCCTCGTCGAGGACCGCACCCAGCCCGTGGACCTGCTCACGGCGGCTCGCAAGGCGATGTACCAGACGCGCAAAGCGCTGTTCGGCGATTCGGCGCTCCCGGAGGAGGCGTAG
- a CDS encoding RNA polymerase factor sigma-32: MQASTEQSSNSGSLAMYLSEINHYNLLTVEEEQALARSFIRGELAAGHRLVTSNLRFVVKVAYEYRSYGIKMSDLIQEGNIGLMKAVQKFDPDKGIRLISYAVWWIRAYIQNYILKSWSLVKLGTTQAQRKLFFSLARTRRELEKFGNGEAVVNVEEIARRLHVKPGEVREMEQRMGGRDLSLDAPMGEDGGNSHVDFVVSAAAPQDDEFADKEEAGLINARVRTALMRLDPRERFIIEQRVMNERPMTLKELGEHFGFSRERARQLEIRAKDKLKAELAALMAEVDPEAASLQQ, from the coding sequence ATGCAGGCGTCCACCGAGCAGTCGTCCAACTCTGGCTCCCTGGCGATGTACCTCTCGGAAATCAACCACTACAACCTCCTCACCGTGGAGGAGGAGCAGGCGCTGGCGCGCAGCTTCATCCGCGGCGAGCTGGCCGCGGGCCACCGGCTCGTCACGTCCAACCTTCGCTTCGTGGTGAAGGTCGCCTACGAGTACCGCTCCTACGGCATCAAGATGTCGGACCTCATCCAGGAGGGAAACATCGGCCTGATGAAGGCGGTGCAGAAGTTCGACCCGGACAAGGGCATCCGCCTCATCTCCTACGCGGTCTGGTGGATTCGCGCGTACATCCAGAACTACATCCTCAAGAGCTGGTCGCTCGTGAAGCTCGGCACCACCCAGGCGCAGCGGAAGCTGTTCTTCAGCCTGGCGCGCACCCGCCGCGAACTGGAGAAGTTCGGCAACGGCGAGGCCGTGGTGAACGTGGAAGAGATTGCCCGCCGGCTGCACGTGAAGCCAGGCGAGGTGCGGGAGATGGAGCAGCGCATGGGCGGGCGCGACTTGTCCCTGGACGCGCCCATGGGCGAGGACGGCGGCAACAGCCACGTGGACTTCGTGGTCAGCGCCGCCGCGCCCCAGGACGACGAGTTCGCCGACAAGGAGGAGGCGGGCCTCATCAACGCCCGCGTCCGCACGGCGCTCATGCGCCTGGACCCTCGCGAGCGCTTCATCATCGAGCAGCGGGTGATGAACGAGCGCCCCATGACGCTCAAGGAATTGGGCGAGCATTTCGGGTTCTCCCGGGAACGGGCCCGTCAGCTGGAGATTCGCGCCAAGGACAAGTTGAAGGCGGAGCTGGCGGCGCTGATGGCGGAGGTGGACCCGGAGGCGGCGTCCCTGCAGCAGTGA
- a CDS encoding HD-GYP domain-containing protein codes for MADNLKITQSQDESTTEFGREHNEKLQALSRSMVAGLYMLVRSVKMYDPENTVFQKPLHQLQDIINQIIGKEGRLELVGVKDSFYLNSMLVKVDLNSIENQRYLLTEMRAKDVGGFTLTKPVTVPELKNFVWIFSKEQSATTEEDGLAGRKLLNMRVAKFSKLKEKLDKDMNDPGDLKVDRKKYAMTIYARSVFFLGKYLESVRAGKPINASKALRLVQDFVDISYEQRTHFLGMTTMRREDDYLVYHQVNVSLMCIVFGAELGLTKPQLRDLGYIALFHDAGMTTLPEELATKRGALTPEERVAVQRAPLISVRNILMEKGFSRSTLLRVVTTFEHKTDFGTAVRDSRGNIQMIIPKTNLGVYAKIIAICDAYDALTSKRPYRDAYGPEVALMLMWTEMRNKFDPELLEVFMRVMAIQPIKVLSKRQQSLSVSGL; via the coding sequence ATGGCCGACAACCTGAAAATCACCCAGAGCCAGGACGAGAGCACCACCGAGTTCGGGCGCGAGCACAACGAGAAGCTGCAAGCGCTCTCGCGCTCCATGGTGGCCGGCCTCTACATGCTGGTGCGCTCCGTGAAGATGTATGACCCGGAGAACACCGTCTTCCAGAAGCCGCTGCACCAGCTCCAGGACATCATCAACCAGATCATCGGCAAGGAAGGCCGGCTGGAGCTGGTGGGCGTCAAGGACTCCTTCTACCTGAACAGCATGCTGGTGAAGGTGGACCTGAACTCCATCGAGAACCAGCGCTACCTCCTGACGGAGATGCGCGCCAAGGACGTGGGCGGCTTCACGCTCACCAAGCCGGTGACGGTTCCGGAGCTGAAGAACTTCGTCTGGATTTTCAGCAAGGAGCAGTCGGCGACCACCGAGGAAGACGGGCTGGCGGGCCGCAAGCTGCTCAACATGCGCGTGGCCAAGTTCTCCAAGCTCAAGGAGAAGTTGGACAAGGACATGAACGACCCGGGCGACCTCAAGGTGGATCGCAAGAAGTACGCGATGACCATCTACGCCCGCTCGGTCTTCTTCCTGGGCAAGTACCTGGAGTCGGTGCGCGCCGGGAAGCCCATCAACGCCTCCAAGGCGCTGCGGCTGGTCCAGGACTTCGTGGACATCAGCTACGAACAGCGCACGCACTTCCTGGGCATGACGACGATGCGACGCGAGGACGACTACCTCGTGTACCACCAGGTCAACGTCAGCCTGATGTGCATCGTCTTCGGCGCGGAGTTGGGGCTCACGAAGCCGCAGCTGCGGGACTTGGGCTACATCGCCCTCTTCCACGACGCGGGCATGACGACGCTGCCGGAGGAGTTGGCCACCAAGCGCGGCGCGCTGACCCCCGAGGAGCGCGTGGCGGTGCAGCGCGCGCCGCTCATCTCCGTGCGCAACATCCTCATGGAGAAGGGCTTCAGCCGCTCCACCCTGCTGCGCGTGGTGACGACGTTCGAGCACAAGACGGACTTCGGTACCGCGGTGCGCGACTCACGCGGCAACATCCAGATGATCATCCCCAAGACGAACCTGGGGGTGTACGCGAAGATCATCGCCATCTGCGACGCGTACGACGCGCTCACCTCCAAGCGCCCCTACCGCGACGCGTACGGCCCGGAGGTGGCGCTGATGCTGATGTGGACGGAGATGCGCAACAAGTTCGACCCGGAGCTGCTCGAGGTCTTCATGCGCGTCATGGCCATCCAGCCCATCAAGGTGCTGTCCAAGCGCCAGCAGTCGCTCAGCGTTTCCGGGTTGTAG
- a CDS encoding RluA family pseudouridine synthase: protein MAAPDTREHRAPPEARGERIDQYLATVFSDLTRSRIRGLIDEGHVLVEGKPVKAAMRLRGGEHLTLHVPPPVAAVPEAEALPLSVLHEDKDLVVVDKAAGMVVHPGAGHASGTLVNALLHRVKDLAGVGGELRPGIVHRLDKDTTGCLVVAKNEQALVALQKSFKGREVAKTYLALVHGVPPAEGRIETLYGRHPVHRQRFTGKVREGKPAITLFRVLESFDGAALVEVDLLTGRTHQIRVHLAEAGHPLLGDTLYGAGRKPKGEAGAAQERLGRQALHAWRLAFAHPRTHKQLSLEAPVPDDFAAALELLRGPQAPPEPPSKAPARKKAAKKRAATTTRKR from the coding sequence GTGGCAGCGCCCGACACTCGAGAGCATCGCGCCCCGCCGGAAGCACGCGGTGAGCGCATCGACCAGTATCTCGCGACCGTCTTCTCCGACCTGACGCGGTCCCGCATCCGGGGCCTCATCGACGAGGGCCATGTCCTCGTCGAGGGCAAGCCCGTGAAGGCGGCCATGCGTCTGCGGGGGGGCGAGCATCTCACCCTCCATGTCCCTCCGCCCGTGGCCGCCGTTCCGGAGGCCGAGGCGCTTCCGCTCTCCGTGCTCCACGAGGACAAGGACCTCGTGGTGGTGGACAAGGCGGCGGGCATGGTCGTGCACCCGGGCGCGGGTCACGCCTCGGGCACGTTGGTCAACGCCCTGCTGCACCGGGTGAAGGACCTGGCCGGAGTAGGCGGAGAGCTTCGCCCTGGCATCGTCCACCGACTGGACAAGGACACCACGGGCTGTCTCGTCGTGGCCAAGAACGAGCAGGCCCTCGTCGCGCTCCAGAAGTCGTTCAAGGGCCGCGAGGTGGCAAAGACATACCTCGCGCTGGTTCACGGCGTGCCCCCAGCCGAAGGGCGCATCGAGACGCTCTACGGCCGCCACCCCGTGCACCGTCAGCGCTTCACCGGCAAGGTGCGCGAGGGCAAGCCCGCCATCACGCTCTTCCGAGTGCTCGAGTCCTTCGACGGCGCCGCGCTGGTGGAGGTGGACTTGCTCACCGGCCGCACGCACCAGATTCGTGTCCACCTGGCGGAGGCGGGCCATCCGCTGCTGGGCGACACGCTCTACGGCGCGGGCCGCAAGCCCAAGGGTGAAGCGGGCGCCGCGCAGGAGCGGCTGGGGCGGCAGGCCTTGCATGCGTGGCGCCTGGCGTTCGCGCACCCACGCACCCACAAGCAGCTCTCGTTGGAGGCGCCCGTGCCGGACGACTTCGCCGCCGCGCTCGAACTGCTGCGAGGCCCGCAGGCCCCGCCGGAGCCTCCGTCGAAGGCCCCTGCCCGGAAGAAGGCCGCGAAGAAGCGAGCGGCGACTACAACCCGGAAACGCTGA